The sequence below is a genomic window from Ipomoea triloba cultivar NCNSP0323 chromosome 2, ASM357664v1.
CTACTAAACCAAAAATATGGCACGAGAGGCTGCATGCTGCATTTGATCATATAAGCTACCATAACTCCCGCAAATTGCAACAGGAATTGTGACAGACCATAAGAATGTTCACAGACCATGCAGCAGGACATTAAGTCAACAAGAAAGAGAATGTGCAAACTTGTGACCATTGTTATACCTTCAAAAGTTTCAAGTCTTCAGGCTTCTCAAGGCTGCCTTGCACTGTGCACTGCGGAGTCCGCAACCCACATTGCTCTAGCTGTTAAGAATCAATTGAATATCAATTCCATTATAAATATCACATTTATAATAACATTATGTCATACTTATACATTGAAACTTGATAATCAGCTAATAGCAATACTATTGTTATACATTGAAACTTGATAATCAGCTAATACTGTCAAGGTCAAATCAGCTAAAACAATTGTCAAACACGCAAAGATTTAAACTTTATAACAGAAATTGTGCATTGAATTGAGCACACACCTGGACATGTAAGCTGGACTTGTTATGAACAGAAAATTTGGCAATGGAGTCACTCAAGCACAGAACGGGAGTGCCTTCAGGATCAACAACAAAGCGAACGCCAATGCCTAAAGGCCAACCGTCTTGCGTCAACGTGGAGAGAGTACCCAGGGAGCCCAATTCCATAATCGTTCTAGAAACTTCAGCCGGGAAGGGCCTGCCATCGTTAGCTAATTCAGATTGGAGCGGCTCCGAGACCACGGAGACAGAGCACTTGGGAGGTCGAATTGAGAATCTAGGGCATGGGTTCCTGTTCTTTGACCAGGAAAGATGGTTTCTTTTGGGGGATTTGGGGACGAGGAGTGAAGTTTTGTGGAAATGGGGAGCGGGGAGAAGTGGGGACGGTAGGTGAGGTGTCAAAGTTCGAGCTTGAGGAAGCATCTCCAAATTGAGTCTGAAATTCAGTGGAGATACTGAGGATCGGTTGAAGAGAGGAGTCGATGGCAGCCCTTTGGAAGCGCAGTGAGTTgaggagatgatgatgataacaTTGTCCTAAGCTACACAACCCCACCCGGTGCTTTTCATTACATGGATATTCATCACTCTTACTAAAAACCTTGTAAATTCTTCGGGATAAAATGGTATAGGTTCGAttttatcaattctttacattTTCAGTCTACAAAATCTAAGCCCCTTTCACCTAGTTCGAATATATGACCatcaatttaaaatagtaaTCAAGATGGTAATTTACAGAAATCTTGATTACTAAAAGTTTATATGGTCCTTCACCGAATTCGAACACATGGCCATCTATTTAGAATAGTAACGGAGATGTCATTACACATTACACTACATGGCAGTTGGCAGAAATCGTGATTACTAAAAGTTGATATAGTGTGTGAACATGTTGTATTGACTATTGAGATGGTGGTGTATGTCATGATCTTATCTTTGTTACACGAGTAGATAGAGCATGATTCTTAATATCAAAAGATTACGAATTCAATTATTGACAATACTCTTTCAATTATACTTATCACACAAGGTATTCTTAATGAACCCTACCTTTTTGTACACTTTGAAAGTTATTAcataagagtgaaatttatccACTACATACTCTTAGATAGCGATTGCATATTTACCTCgtcatctaaaaagaaaatgaatacaTAAGACAGTTACATAAAAGGGAATTTCATTACCAAACAAGAATACACAAGACAGTATACATAAAAGGGGAGCTTTCTTTGCCACCTACAGAGTGTCATATAGGCAACTGTGAGTGAGACTGCAATACTCTCAGTTAAGTTGCCAATAAGATTCACCATTTCTCTCAGTTAAGTTGCCAATATGATTCATCATTTCAGTGTATTACATTGGGAGTGAAAGCAATGGAGAGGTGATAGCTCTGTTTGATGTCAAGGCAATCTTGGTGGTTCATTGTGGCAATCAACAGCACTTGATTCAAGCATAATCCTTCACCATCAAGATCTCACCACATAGCTTCTTCGGTACTTGTTCCAATGCCTCACCCTCTTGCCATGCTTGCCCCACGATTACTCCTGGGCCCACGTGACGAACATATATAACAACCTGATCATTGAATGGCCATGGATGTTTTGCTGCGATGTAAGAAACCCTTAATTAGACACATGCAAAGTACAAAATAATCTTGGTAACACAGAATGCATCTATGATCTTTTATTTGGACAGGCTGATgcagaaaatgttttttttttttaaattagcaaTAGCATATATGCAACAAATAGGGTAAAATCAAGAATTTAATTTCTTGGTTAGCCCTGGTCTCTATTGAGTACCATAAAAACACTACCCACCTGGCTTAGGGAAGCCTTCTGGTAAATCAGGCAGATCGAAAAGTCCATTTCCAAATTCGTATGCCAAATCACAAGGATGCTCTGTTGACATCACTTCATTTGATTCCTTTACCGTAAAATATAGTGGATAAGATTTTGAGATTCCAGCCAGAATTGATCCACCTGATATGTAGTTGGTTGTCAGAAGCATGGCCAATTGGATGAAGAAAGTCAAGAAACATATCAGCAACAAAGTTATAAATGACACATGagataaaaattataagaatggATATTTATGTTTCTAAGGATGCGTACACACTGCCTCAAGTaccaaaaaaagttaaaaaataagtTGAAATTTGAAGCAATAAGTGAGATGGTTAGAATTTCACACCTACACTGTAGGAGACCTTCGACAATACATGAACATTAAAACTATAAGCCATCCAGAAAACCCACATATTTCAAACATCAATAAAATGAACTTTCAGCATATTAAACAAAAAGTGCATATGCTGTTAAATATCAGAATATCAGATGTTATGAGTGAACATACCAATGAATCGTCCATATGTCTTCCCATCCCCACAGCGGAAGACAGCCTAGCAAAAGCATTAACAGAAATCATCATGAGTTTGTGAAAATGCACGGTCACTAAAGAGAAGTAAAATAAtagataatagaaaataaatggAAAATGTGGAAAATAAGTCCAAAGGCAACATATCACGGTGAAAACCTTGTTGAAGTAATTTATCCAGGCAATGAGTAGAGGCCCTgtatcacaatttcaatgtATCAAAATATCTTCCATAAACCAGAGTACTTAAAATAAAAAGCTTTTAGCTAAGGATCTAGGAAATTAACAAATTCTCGTGCTAGCTAGATTCTATGATTGCTAACTAAATGAAATAGCAAAACCTGGGGAACATATAGAAGAAAGTCAGCAAACCTCCACTTGTTCGGCATTTCCAAAGTTCAAGTGAAGTTGCATCATTCCCATCGGAAAGCAGGCTAGATGCACTTTTCTTTGCCAACTTGGGGTCATCATACCTCATCCCAGCTATCTGCCAAGCTCTCGATATAAGCCTGTGAAAATTTCCACATATAAGATGCTGAGCTGCTATAAAAAGCATAAGCTCTTGTTGTTTTCCATTGAAACTATGCCTGTAGCTAATAGATTCTTGgaacaattttagaactttccCCATGCATAACTTGAAATCTCTAAATACTAGATGAATACACATGCACATCATTCGTTTCTAGGAGTAAAATGCCACGAAGAGATGCAGAGAAAGCACGGGCTAAACATCTACATGGTAATATTTTCTCCAAGAAACCATCAAAATGATCGGATATTAAGCAAAAAACACATGGGAAAGAACAATGCATCACTGCATTCTTCTTGTTTAACGACCAGTAACTTACACAAGAAGAATGTCAAAGAGATTAGTAATCCAATCcaataatgaaaatgaaaaactttGCAAccagaaatgaaatgaaatttcaTAATGAAACATGCTGAAGCAATTTAAGGAATCACAAAGTCACAAACCTTGGGTTTAGCAAGGACAGCAACCTATGCCGCCTTTGTTCCGGTATATCTCCAATTTTTTTCCTGACCACATAGGCAAAAAGAAACCGCATTAATAATGAAACAACGATACTATAAAAGCTCAACAATCACTTATCAGCAACGCTTTTCCATCCCAACAACATATACTCCGTAACTACATACGCAAATATAGATTTACCAGAG
It includes:
- the LOC116006718 gene encoding uncharacterized protein LOC116006718; this encodes MRAATPSSTCSCSAGKGLVGFPAHRLFTYFPLRSRQINFPNQQPIPNLYRLGLAHYRGSSSIYCAARKGANATSSSSYSGSPFSSGWDDKPYEVLANGKISYLDEQDVVTFLDPPKELVPLDPSSYNPASYLWKKIGDIPEQRRHRLLSLLNPRLISRAWQIAGMRYDDPKLAKKSASSLLSDGNDATSLELWKCRTSGGPLLIAWINYFNKAVFRCGDGKTYGRFIGGSILAGISKSYPLYFTVKESNEVMSTEHPCDLAYEFGNGLFDLPDLPEGFPKPAKHPWPFNDQVVIYVRHVGPGVIVGQAWQEGEALEQVPKKLCGEILMVKDYA